Proteins from one Podospora pseudoanserina strain CBS 124.78 chromosome 1, whole genome shotgun sequence genomic window:
- the CDC14 gene encoding cell division control protein 14 (COG:V; BUSCO:EOG09262E7I; EggNog:ENOG503NU1E): MAPSTRYASNMGQIIEYIPDRLYLAAYTEAPDANTLFPYPDQAPRSPRKRSQRNVEPTPAQDYKQPYYFTVDDTLLYNAFHHDFGPLHIGHLYRFALQFHEILGAKENKDRPIVFWSRADPRSRANASCLLACYMVLIQSWPPHLALAPVAQVDPPLMPFRDAGYSQADYGITVQDVVYGVWKAKEEGCCVLENFDLDEYEKFERVENGDFNWISPSFLAFASPQTAEVAKTPEGTEGWELLPKNLAQIESDAFINQPLRNVLTHFTERNIGLVVRLNSVLYNASYFEALGIQHIDMIFEDGTCPPLSTVRKFIRLAHEMITVRKKGIAVHCKAGLGRTGCLIGAYLIYRYGFTANEVIAYMRFMRPGMVVGPQQHWLHLNQGVFREWWLEERIERKLRKEMAANAAKGVPQTPNRAVQKAARGASKNGVATPPNRAGRTPLGEMDSVDNARDNKEDYLPAPTPGQPRKTARGGYGRNTATVVATVEEERAVEETQTEIISMHRTSQGNESDEELYLRMRSHRKASASMSPDRRTSERAVSQQTTTTTTVYQVVDNDASNDIENIGTGAARTKSYEQAQRASSASGVLTKVRGGSSSPKRQGAVAPTGVRKTSGRVGSASHVSPVATQRKISAGLQ, translated from the exons ATGGCACCTTCCACCCGCTACGCCAGCAATATGGGGCAAATTATCGAGTACATTCCTG ACCGCTTATATCTCGCCGCTTACACCGAGGCGCCCGATGCCAACACGTTGTTTCCCTACCCCGACCAAGCTCCTCGGTCGCCTAGGAAGCGATCGCAGCGCAATGTCGAGCCCACTCCCGCCCAAGACTACAAGCAGCCCTACTATTTCACAGTAGATGATACTCTTCTCTACAACGCCTTCCACCACGACTTTGGCCCGCTTCACATTGGACATCTCTACCGCTTTGCGCTGCAGTTCCACGAGATCCTCGGAGCgaaggagaacaaggacaGGCCCATTGTTTTCTGGAGCAGAGCTGATCCTCGCA GCCGTGCCAATGCTTCTTGCCTTCTCGCTTGCTACATGGTTTTGATTCAGTCATGGCCACCACATTTGGCCCTCGCGCCTGTTGCGCAAGTCGACCCCCCCCTCATGCCTTTCAGAGATGCCGGCTATAGTCAGGCCGACTATGGCATCACTGTCCAGGATGTCGTTTATGGTGTgtggaaggccaaggaggagggctgCTGCGTTCTTGAGAACTTTGATCTCGACGAATACGAAAAGTTTGAGCGGGTCGAGAACGGCGATTTCAACTGGATCTCGCCCAGCTTCCTTGCTTTTGCTTCCCCACAGACCGCCGAGGTGGCCAAGACGCCAGAAGGCACGGAAGGTTGGGAGCTGCTTCCAAAGAACCTTGCCCAGATCGAGTCGGACGCCTTTATCAACCAGCCCCTTCGCAATGTCTTGACACACTTTACCGAGAGGAATATTGGACTCGTGGTTCGCCTCAACTCGGTTCTCTACAATGCCTCGTACTTTGAGGCTCTTGGCATCCAGCACATCGACATGATCTTCGAGGACGGCACCTGCCCACCTCTTTCCACTGTGCGCAAATTCATTCGCTTGGCTCACGAGATGATCACGGTCAGGAAGAAGGGCATTGCTGTTCACTGCAAGGCTGGTCTCGGTCGCACTGGCTGCTTGATTGGTGCCTACCTCATTTACAGATATGGCTTCACCGCCAACGAGGTCATCGCCTACATGCGCTTCATGCGTCCGGGCATGGTCGTTGGCCCCCAGCAGCACTGGCTTCACCTGAACCAGGGTGTCTTCCGGGAATGGTGGCTCGAGGAGCGCATCGAGAGGAAGCTCCGCAAGGAGATGGCTGCCAACGCGGCCAAGGGTGTACCCCAGACTCCCAACCGTGCGGTCCAAAAGGCTGCTCGTGGTGCGAGCAAGAATGGCGtcgccacccctcccaaccgTGCAGGGCGCACACCACTCGGCGAGATGGATTCGGTTGACAATGCTCGGGACAACAAGGAAGACTATCTTCCTGCGCCGACACCAGGTCAACCGAGAAAGACTGCTCGTGGTGGGTATGGCCGCAACACCGCCACTGTTGTCGCtactgtcgaggaggagcgcgcCGTCGAGGAGACCCAAACCGAGATCATCTCGATGCACCGGACGTCGCAGGGCAACGAGTCGGACGAGGAGTTGTATTTGCGAATGCGCTCTCATCGCAAGGCTTCAGCGTCAATGTCTCCGGACCGCCGTACCAGCGAGCGTGCCGTCagccaacaaacaacaaccaccacaaccgtcTATCAAGTCGTCGACAACGATGCGTCCAACGATATCGAGAACATCGGCACCGGAGCAGCCAGAACCAAGTCTTACGAGCAAGCCCAGCGAGCTAGTTCCGCGTCTGGGGTTCTGACCAAGGTTCGcggaggcagcagcagtcccAAGAGGCAAGGCGCCGTGGCTCCCACGGGCGTCCGCAAGACGAGCGGGCGGGTAGGGAGCGCGAGCCATGTGTCTCCGGTCGCGACACAGAGGAAGATCAGTGCCGGGCTCCAATAG
- a CDS encoding hypothetical protein (COG:S; EggNog:ENOG503P54G), translated as MSNELTYPCSLSLDVPFPDARLANVALQALRVDKELSALVQKELSAVDSTLKVRYKATTNRMLRVAVNSFFDSLALVLEVMEQLDVDVIEARKAEEETG; from the exons ATGTCAAACGAATTAACTTATCCCTGTTCTCT AAGCCTCGATGTCCCCTTTCCCGACGCAAGACTTGCCAATGTTGCGCTCCAGGCTCTCCGAGTAGACAAGGAACTGTCTGCGCTCGTTCAAAAGGAGTTATCGGCCGTTGACTCGACGCTCAAAGTTCGGTACAAGGCGACAACAAACAGGATGCTGCGCGTGGCTGTCAACTCATTCTTTGACAGCTTGGCTCTTgtgttggaggtgatggaaCAGTTGGATGTGGATGTAATAGAGGCTAGAAAGGCGGAAGAAGAGACTGGTTGA
- the SWD3 gene encoding WD domain protein (EggNog:ENOG503NXHV; COG:S) — MSTLDSTTATPFPEPPSKRRRVDGDSMDSTPRYSSPGNLDGARDSTPPHDSSLVQQTQGLSIRRERASRSQSRERYNSRSPTSSRDGSRSRSRSRSRSRSRSLFRSRSRSQTPYSRSQSRSRSRSQSISRSQSAQPTPPSIHRPPIRPNYQPHLCLKGHMKAISQVRISPDGCWIASASADATVKIWDAATGECLDTIVGHMAGISCLAWAPDSNTIATGSDDKAIRLWDRLTGNPAHAAHSTPDATGKEYRGSSTIRGGRTGNGPLLGHHNYVYCLAFSPKGNILASGSYDEAVFLWDVRAGRLMRSLPAHSDPVSGIGFCNDGTLVVSCSTDGLMQVRVWDTSTGQCLRTLVHEDNPAVTNVCFSPNGRFVLAFNLDNSIRLWDYVSGTVKKTYQGHKNKGFSIGGCFGAVTYAEDGYEPDEDDKPQPFIVSASEDGDIVMWDVVDKMIVQRITGAHDGVCFWVDVNGKTMVSCGQDNTIKVFRHQPSRQPEAQPNGTTPNGINGHAEENGVAPDDNDTMAVDIEMELQRQIEDELVKQEQI; from the exons atgTCAACGCTCGACTCTACCACGGCGACCCCTTTTCCGGAACCACCTTCGAAGCGACGCCGAGTAGACGGTGACAGCATGGACTCAACACCACGGTACAGCTCGCCTGGCAACCTTGATGGTGCACGCGACAGCACCCCACCCCACGATAGCAGCCTCGTCCAACAGACCCAAGGTCTTTCAATACGTCGCGAGCGGGCCTCGCGCAGCCAAAGCAGAGAAAGATACAATTCCCGATCACCTACATCCTCCCGCGATGGCTCACGGTCAAGGTCTCGGTCTCGTTCACGGTCGAGATCAAGATCCTTATTCAGATCGAGATCCCGCTCCCAAACACCATACTCTAGATCACAATCACGCTCCCGATCCCGTTCCCAGTCCATATCCCGTTCACAGTCTGCCCAACCGactcccccatccatccaccgACCGCCTATCAGACCAAActaccaacctcacctctgcCTCAAGGGGCACATGAAAGCCATCTCCCAAGTACGCATCTCCCCCGACGGGTGTTGGATCGCCTCTGCCTCGGCCGATGCCACAGTAAAGATATGGGATGCCGCTACGGGAGAATGCTTGGACACCATCGTCGGGCACATGGCCGGTATTTCTTGTTTGGCTTGGGCGCccgacagcaacaccatcgcCACGGGGTCCGACGACAAAGCTATCAGGTTGTGGGACAGGTTAACAGGGAACCCGGCGCATGCTGCGCACTCTACGCCGGATGCTACCGGAAAAGAATACAGAGGCTCGTCCACGATACGAGGAGGGAGAACTGGTAACGGTCCGTTATTGGGCCATCACAACTACGTTTACTGTCTGGCCTTTTCACCAAAAGGCAACATTCTGGCAAGCGGGAGCTATGATGAGGCGGTTTTCTTATGGGACGTCAGGGCTgggcggttgatgaggagtTTACCTGCGCACAGTGATCCAGTGAGCGGGATTGGGTTCTGTAACGACGggacgttggtggtgagctgcAGTACGGATGGATTGATGCAAGT TCGTGTCTGGGACACTTCAACTGGGCAATGTCTTAGAACACTAGTCCACGAAGACAACCCAGCCGTCACCAACGTCTGCTTCAGCCCCAACGGAAGGTTCGTTCTAgccttcaacctcgacaactCGATTCGACTGTGGGACTACGTATCTGGTACGGTCAAGAAGACATATCAAGGTCACAAGAACAAAGGGTTCTCTATCGGGGGGTGTTTTGGCGCTGTTACCTACGCCGAGGATGGATACGAGccagacgaagacgacaagCCGCAACCCTTCATAGTGTCAGCCAGCGAGGACGGCGACATTGTCATGTGGGATGTTGTAGACAAGATGATTGTCCAACGGATCACTGGGGCGCACGATGGCGTGTGCTTCTGGGTGGATGTCAACGGCAAGACAATGGTCAGCTGTGGGCAggacaacaccatcaaagTGTTCAGACACCAGCCCAGCCGGCAGCCCGAGGCCCAGCCGAATGGTACCACACCAAATGGGATTAATGGTCATGCAGAAGAAAACGGGGTTGCCCCGGACGACAACGATACAATGGCTGTTGATATTGAGATGGAGCTGCAAAGGCAGATTGAAGACGAGTTGGTAAAGCAGGAGCAGATTTAA
- the ISC1 gene encoding phospholipase C type enzyme (COG:T; EggNog:ENOG503NW9A; BUSCO:EOG09263A64), which produces MEELPTELNIVTLNCWGLKFISKLRNERLAEIGRQLAIADPSPHIVCLQECFTQEDYKAIRRETRFILPYGKFYFSGPFGGGLAILSKWPIEESTLFRYPLNGRPTAFWRGDWYVGKGVACAKIRYGPAAKQVIEVFCTHTHSPYEAGQPNDSYLAQRLAQSWEISKLLRGAAERGHLVLGCGDFNMIPMSLEHQLVTANTPVRDVWRVLHPDSSLGPADHPAEKARRRPIPTAGFNIEENGAASDGPYCTWRWTKEQQKLLGPGKPPVTVPPDTIDRRGKRLDYIFAGSGDIASLNGGWVVKAARVGMMMRHPELGCSLSDHFAVEATLAFHPLSSSSAQSSSKAPPNGNKPAPADESLILKAPPKIRQPGQDDASTIPDTDDKYVQDGTYLQSPTPSSIRDNSSFDAQLLSFLTADHLQLPTSAYDFILQEIHKYRLREEKQKKWRGWHFFGSLAVLVGCLVGVWWSPANYVAFVLVLVSSLSLVAGTVDGLMSLLFFRSELGALREFEWEVVNAKLSAGGGVPTADGEGEERGW; this is translated from the exons ATGGAAGAGTTACCGACAGAGCTCAACATCGTGACGCTCAATTGCTGGGGCCTCAAATTCATCTCCAAGCTGCGCAATGAACGCTTGGCCGAAATCGGACGTCAACTTGCGATAGCAGACCCTTCACCACACATTGTCTGCTTACAAGAATGCTTCACTCAGGAGGATTACAAGGCCATCCGACGCGAGACGCGCTTCATTCTCCCCTATGGGAAGTTTTACTTCAGCGGGCCTTTCGGAGGAGGGCTCGCCATTCTCTCAAAATGGCCGATTGAAGAGAGCACTCTGTTTCGCTACCCACTGAACGGCCGGCCGACGGCTTTCTGGCGTGGAGATTGGTATGTCGGAAAAGGGGTGGCCTGCGCAAAGATTCGCTATGGGCCGGCGGCGAAGCAGGTGATTGAGGTGTTCTGTACTCACACTCACTCGCCATATGAGGCTGGTCAACCCAACGATTCATATCTCGCCCAGAGACTCGCGCAGTCATGGGAGATATCAAAACTGCTTCGCGGAGCTGCTGAGCGTGGTCATCTGGTGCTTGGTTGCGGTGACTTCAACATGATTCCCATGTCACTGGAACATCAACTTGTTACCGCCAACACACCTGTTCGCGATGTCTGGAGGGTTTTGCACCCAGACAGCTCTCTCGGGCCAGCAGATCACCCGGCCGAAAAggctcgccgccgcccaaTACCAACTGCAGGGTTCAACATTGAGGAGAATGGCGCCGCTTCAGACGGTCCATATTGCACATGGCGGTGGACCAAAGAACAGCAGAAGCTCCTCGGCCCAGGAAAACCCCCAGTCACCGTCCCCCCTGACACCATCG ACCGCCGCGGCAAACGCCTCGACTACATCTTCGCCGGCTCAGGCGAcatcgcctccctcaacggCGGCTGGGTCGTCAAGGCCGCCCGCGTAGGCATGATGATGCGCCACCCAGAACTAGGCTGCTCCCTCAGCGACCACTTTGCTGTCGAAgccaccctcgccttccaccctctgtcctcctcctcggcacagTCCAGCAGTAAAGCACCGCCAAACGGCAACAAGCCCGCCCCCGCGGACGAgtccctcatcctcaaagcGCCCCCCAAAATCCGCCAACCTGGCCAAGACGACGCcagcaccatccccgacACCGACGACAAGTACGTCCAAGACGGAACCTACCTCCagtctcccaccccctcgtCCATCAGGGACAATTCTTCATTTGACGCCCAGCTTTTGTCCTTCCTGACCGCCGATCACCTCCAGCTGCCAACCTCGGCGTATGATTTTATTTTGCAGGAGATCCACAAGTATAGACTccgggaggagaagcagaagaagtggagggggtggcaCTTTTTTGGGTCGTTGGCTGTGTTGGTCGGCTGTTTGGTTGGGGTGTGGTGGTCACCGGCGAACTATGTCGCTTttgtgctggtgctggtgagcAGCTTGAGCCTTGTCGCGGGAACggtggatgggttgatgagtttgttgtttttcAGGAGCGAGCTGGGGGCGTTGAGGGAGTTTGAGTGGGAGGTTGTGAATGCTAAACTGAGtgctgggggtggggtgcCGACtgcggatggggagggggaggagagagggtggtga
- a CDS encoding hypothetical protein (EggNog:ENOG503NXU0; COG:S), whose translation MRNPATSGYAPVSTTDHNNNNNNNNNNNNNNNVYAMDDLAGKPLPPTPRNFDPRAFRIYRRDVVTFSLSFLVSLPLVLLVALFTGDGSLFGYHSSPSPSTSATKPNGKFIVPGAGGGGCEPTSTVPQYFNTEDGKWAGPTATGKPGFLAQTRELGVEDGKTWVPNEPLQTQVPVRGGDGSEKGGSIFGEMGFLTPYRPAKGFGVKEWPLPEGAEIVQVQMVSRHGSRYPTVGSNVDGLGRRIGEAKKKGGFKTSGDLGFLNEWRYELGQEILVPKGRQELYDSGVLHAYMYGKLYNPNSKIIVRTTTQDRMLKSAENFMAGFFGLGWTSNATIEVIIEDAGYNNSLAGYLNCPNGNKVNGGSKAQEKWIGVYLQNATERLAKLVEGYEWTVEDTYAAQTMCPYETVAYGFSKFCELFTYEEWLHFGYSIDLNFYGNDGFGSPVGRAIGLGYQQEVVARLQNRTLGYSGSQINVTLDNNTGTFPLNQSLYFDFSHDTNIISILAAFGLTQFGATLDPLKYPGQHNFTVSDMTPFGARLDIEIIKTQKPVLANREVDETGKETEYVHFVLNQRTVHLGWSLEECDGARKDGWCELGAFLKAQERMAKMARYEEACHGELSGENWEYGRVVDGVPV comes from the exons ATGCGCAACCCGGCCACATCGGGGTACGCCCCTGTGTCGACCACCGACcac aacaacaacaacaacaacaacaacaacaacaacaacaacaacaatgtcTACGCAATGGACGATCTAGCTGGCAaaccactccctcccacaccccgAAACTTTGACCCCCGCGCGTTCAGGATCTACAGGAGGGATGTAGTCACCTTCTCGCTGTCGTTTCTGGTGTCGTTGCcgttggtgctgctggtggcgtTGTTTACGGGGGATGGCTCCCTGTTTGGGTATCActcctcgccttcgcccTCCACATCAGCCACGAAACCAAACGGTAAGTTTATTGTTcctggggctggtggtggggggtgcGAACCGACTAGTACTGTGCCTCAGTACTTTAATACTGAGGACGGGAAATGGGCTGGGCCAACTGCTACTGGCAAGCCAGGTTTTTTGGCCCAGACGAGGGAGTTGGGCGTGGAAGATGGGAAGACGTGGGTTCCGAACGAGCCGTTGCAGACGCAGGTGCCGGTgcggggtggggatgggagtgagaagggggggagtaTCTTTGGGGAGATGGGGTTTTTGACGCCGTATAGACCGGCTAAAGGGTTTGGGGTCAAGGAGTGGCCTTTGCCGGAGGGGGCGGAGATTGTGCAGGTTCAGATGGTGTCTAGGCATGGGAGTCGGTACCCGACTGTTGGGAGCAAtgttgatgggttggggaggaggatcggggaggcgaagaagaagggagggTTCAAGACGAGTGGTGATCTAGGGTTTTTGAATGAGTGGAGGTATGAATTGGGGCAGGAGATACTGGTGCCGAAGGGGAGGCAGGAGTTGTATGATTCGGGGGTTTTGCATGCATACATGTATGGGAAGCTGTATAATCCTAACAGCAAGATTATTGTGCGGACGACGACGCAGGACAGGATGTTGAAGTCGGCCGAGAATTTTATGGCGGGGTtctttgggttggggtggacGAGTAATGCGACGATTGAGGTTATCATTGAGGATGCTGGGTACAATAATAGTCTGGCTGGGTATTTGAACTGCCCGAATGGGAACAAGGTGAATGGGGGGTCCAAGGCGCAGGAGAAGTGGATTGGGGTTTACTTGCAGAATG CAACGGAGAGGCTGGCGAAGTTGGTTGAAGGGTACGAGTGGACGGTTGAGGATACATACGCTGCGCAGACAATGTGTCCATATGAGACT GTGGCATACGGCTTCAGCAAGTTCTGCGAGTTGTTTACATATGAAGAGTGGCTTCATTTCGGGTACTCGATCGATCTCAACTTTTACGGAAACGATGGATTTGGATCGCCGGTTGGA AGAGCGATCGGCCTTGGCTACCAGCAAGAAGTCGTTGCCCGCCTCCAGAACCGCACCCTAGGGTACTCAGGCTCCCAGATCAACGTCAccctcgacaacaacaccggcaCATTTCCCCTGAACCAGTCTCTCTACTTTGACTTTTCCCACGACACCAACATTATCAGTATCCTGGCTGCCTTTGGCCTGACGCAGTTCGGGGCCACACTCGACCCGCTCAAGTACCCAGGTCAGCATAACTTTACCGTGTCGGACATGACGCCGTTTGGTGCCAGGCTCGACATCGAGATTATCAAAACTCAAAAACCGGTTCTGGCGAAtcgggaggtggatgagacAGGGAAAGAGACGGAGTATGTCCATTTTGTGCTGAACCAAAGGACGGTGCATTTGGGGTGGAGCTTGGAGGAGTGCGATGGGGCGAGGAAGGATGGGTGGTGTGAGTTGGGGGCATTTTTGAAGGCgcaggagaggatggcgaagATGGCGAGATACGAGGAGGCTTGCCATGGGGAGTTGAGCGGGGAGAATTGGGAGtatgggagggtggtggatggggtgcCTGTTTAG